From the Gymnogyps californianus isolate 813 chromosome 2, ASM1813914v2, whole genome shotgun sequence genome, one window contains:
- the TSHZ1 gene encoding LOW QUALITY PROTEIN: teashirt homolog 1 (The sequence of the model RefSeq protein was modified relative to this genomic sequence to represent the inferred CDS: deleted 1 base in 1 codon) has product MVTAFSTEDSNDVKCACSITLSCFSPPSPSCILAYVPEEELKAAEIDEDSVEDDGLSLDIQENEYLCNEEAEIKEAQSYQNSPVSTATNQDAGYGSPFSENSDQLAHFKSTSSKEEKEDPQCTDNVSYPQDSLAQIKAVYANLLSETCWSSLALDLKKSNPTTSNNGISQNENSTSTDTNANSQSTSTTSTNTSTSTTTSNTSNSNSNSGGSGYDWHQAALAKTLQQTSSYGLLPEPSLFSTVQLYRQNNKLYGSVFTGASKFRCKDCSAAYDTLVELTVHMNETGHYRDDNRDKEADKTKRWSKPRKRSLMEMEGKEDAQKVLKCMYCGHSFESLQDLSVHMIKTKHYQKVPLKEPVPAITKLVPSTKKRALQDLASPCSPEPTGITAEASLGDSAKDQKTANPYVTPNNRYGYQNGASYTWQFEARKAQILKCMECGSSHDTLQQLTAHMMVTGHFLKVTNSASKKGKQLVLDPVVEEKIQSIPLPPTTHTRLPASNIKKQPDSPAGSTNSEEKKDLEKEKVVVSETEKKIKEENEDSTEKFEPTTLYQYLREEDLDDSPKGGIDILKSLENTVTTAISKAQNGAPSWGGYPSIHAAYQLPGTVKPLQPAVQSVQMQPSYASSVKSLSSEHNALIHSPGNLTPPPHKSNVSAMEELVEKVTGKINVKKEEKPLEKEKSSPVKPMSPAAKENKDFPKAEEINNKQQQKKSSETEVQKVKKDSPAEAHTPNGTEPLKTKVANGCNNLGIITDHSPEPSFINPLSALQSIMNTHLGKISKPVSPSLDPLAMLYKISNSMLDKPIYPTTPVKQADAIDRYYYENSDQPIDLTKSKNKPLVSSVADSASSPLRESALLDISDMVKNLTGRLTPKSSTPSTVSEKSDADGSSFEEALDELSPVHKRKGRQSNWNPQHLLILQAQFASSLRETPEGKYIMSDLSPQERVHISKFTGLSMTTISHWLANVKYQLRRTGGTKFLKNLDTGHPVFFCNDCASQFRTASTYISHLETHLGFSLKDLSKLPLNQIQEQQNVSKVLANKTLGSLGIAEEDLGSTFQCKLCNRTFASKHAVKLHLSKTHGKSPEDHLIYVTELEKQ; this is encoded by the exons ATGGTTACTGCTTTTAGTACAGAAGACAGCAACGATGTAAAATGTGCATGTTCGATaactttgtcttgtttttcccccccgtcc ccctccTGTATTTTAGCATATGTTCCTGAGGAGGAattgaaagcagcagaaatagaTGAAGACAGCGTGGAAGATGATGGGCTGTCTCTGGACATCCAGGAGAATGAGTATTTGTGCAATGAAGAAGCGGAGATCAAAGAGGCTCAAAGCTACCAGAACTCCCCAGTCAGCACTGCAACTAATCAGGATGCAGGCTATGGTTCGCCGTTTAGTGAAAACAGCGATCAGCTGGCCCATTTCAAAAGCACTTCCtctaaagaagagaaagaggatcCTCAGTGCACAGACAATGTTTCCTATCCACAGGACAGCTTGGCACAAATAAAAGCTGTGTATGCAAATTTGCTTTCAGAGACTTGCTGGTCCAGTTTAGCTTTGGACTTAAAGAAATCCAATCCAACCACCAGCAACAACGGAATCAGCCAGAATGAAAACTCCACCAGTACTGACACCAATGCCAATTCCCAGAGTACTAGTACTACCAGTACCAACACTAGTACCAGTACAACTACCAGTAATACTAGTAACAGTAATAGTAACAGTGGTGGCTCAGGTTATGACTGGCACCAAGCTGCATTAGCTAAAACTTTGCAGCAGACCTCATCGTATGGACTTCTCCCAGAGCCTAGTCTTTTCAGCACAGTACAGCTTTATCGGCAAAACAATAAACTTTATGGATCTGTGTTCACCGGTGCTAGCAAGTTCCGATGCAAAGACTGCAGTGCAGCCTATGACACACTGGTGGAGCTAACAGTGCACATGAATGAAACTGGACATTACCGTGATGACAACAGAGATAAAGAAGCTGATAAGACCAAACGGTGGTCAAAGCCTAGAAAACGATCACTTATGGAAATGGAAGGCAAAGAGGATGCCCAGAAAGTGCTGAAGTGCATGTACTGTGGGCATTCGTTTGAGTCTTTGCAAGACCTCAGCGTCCATatgataaaaacaaagcattacCAGAAAGTGCCTCTGAAGGAGCCAGTACCAGCCATCACTAAATTGGTCCCTTCTACCAAAAAGCGAGCACTTCAGGACTTAGCTTCACCTTGTTCACCTGAGCCAACAGGGATCACTGCAGAAGCTTCACTGGGTGACTCTGCAAAGGATCAGAAAACTGCCAACCCCTACGTGACTCCAAACAACCGCTATGGCTATCAAAATGGTGCTAGCTACACTTGGCAGTTTGAGGCACGCAAAGCCCAAATactgaaatgcatggaatgtGGCAGTTCCCATGACACTTTGCAGCAGCTCACTGCTCACATGATGGTGACTGGTCATTTCTTGAAGGTGACCAATTCTGCTTccaaaaaaggcaaacagcTAGTATTGGACCCTGTGGTGGAGGAGAAGATCCAGTCTATACCTCTTCCACCCACCACCCACACAAGGCTACCAGCCTCCAACATTAAGAAGCAGCCCGATTCCCCAGCGGGCTCCACAAACTcggaggaaaagaaagacctagagaaggaaaaggtggtggtcagtgaaacagagaaaaagataaaagaagagAATGAGGACTCTACAGAGAAATTTGAGCCAACAACTTTGTATCAGTACCTCAGAGAGGAGGACCTAGATGATAGTCCTAAGGGCGGAATAGACATATTGAAATCCCTGGAGAACACGGTGACAACAGCTATCAGCAAAGCTCAGAATGGAGCCCCTTCCTGGGGAGGATATCCCAGTATTCATGCAGCTTACCAGCTCCCGGGAACAGTCAAACCCCTTCAGCCAGCGGTGCAGAGTGTTCAAATGCAGCCGTCTTACGCGAGCAGTGTAAAATCACTGTCGTCAGAACACAATGCGCTCATCCATTCCCCAGGCAATCTCACACCCCCACCTCACAAGAGCAATGTATCTGCTATGGAAGAACTGGTGGAGAAAGTTACAGGTAAAATCAAcgtgaagaaggaagaaaagcctttggagaaagagaagagttcTCCAGTCAAACCCATGTCACCTGCtgctaaagaaaacaaggacttcccaaaagcagaagaaataaataacaaacagcagcagaagaagaGCTCTGAGACAGAAGTTCAGAAGGTCAAAAAGGATAGTCCAGCAGAAGCACATACACCAAATGGTACAGAGCCACTTAAAACAAAGGTTGCAAATGGCTGTAACAATTTAGGAATCATCACAGATCATTCACCTGAGCCATCCTTCATTAATCCATTGAGCGCTTTACAGTCCATTATGAATACCCACTTAGGCAAAATTTCTAAGCCGGTAAGCCCCTCTCTGGACCCTTTGGCCATGCTGTACAAAATTAGCAACAGCATGTTGGACAAACCCATTTACCCAACCACTCCGGTCAAGCAGGCTGATGCTATTGACCGGTATTACTATGAGAACAGTGATCAACCTATTGATTTAACCAAGTCCAAAAACAAACCTCTTGTTTCCAGTGTGGCTGACTCTGCTTCGTCCCCTCTAAGGGAGAGTGCCCTGCTGGATATTTCCGATATGGTGAAGAACCTCACTGGGCGTTTGACACCCAAGTCTTCAACTCCGTCTACCGTGTCAGAGAAGTCTGATGCTGACGGGAGCAGTTTTGAGGAAGCTCTGGATGAACTGTCGCCAGTACACAAGAGGAAGGGCAGACAGTCCAACTGGAACCCTCAGCATCTTCTGATCCTTCAAGCCCAGTTTGCTTCCAGCTTGAGGGAGACCCCAGAAGGCAAATACATTATGTCGGACCTAAGTCCACAAGAGCGGGTACACATCTCTAAGTTTACTGGTCTTTCCATGACCACGATTAGCCACTGGCTGGCCAATGTGAAGTATCAGTTAAGGAGGACAGGTGGaactaaatttttaaagaacttggACACAGGacatcctgttttcttttgcaatgaTTGTGCCTCTCAGTTCAGGACTGCTTCTACATACATAAGTCACTTAGAGACACACCTAGGGTTTAGTTTGAAGGATCTGTCAAAGTTGCCACTTAATCAGATTCAAGAACAGCAGAATGTTTCAAAAGTCCTCGCAAACAAGACTTTGGGCTCACTTGGAATTGCCGAGGAGGACTTAGGCTCCACATTCCAGTGTAAGCTCTGTAACCGAACTTTTGCAAGCAAGCATGCAGTCAAACTGCACCTTAGTAAAACACATGGCAAGTCCCCAGAGGACCATCTGATCTATGTAACCGAGTTAGAAAAACAATAG